tgtgtgaTGTGACCAGGGTTCAAGAAGGAGCACCTGCGGGTGCAGATCGACCACTACGGGAAGCTGCGGATCAGCGGCGAGCGGCAGCTGGAGCAAGGCAGCAGCAAGTGGAGCCGGTTCCGCAAGGAGTTCCACATCCCCGAGGGCTGCGACCCCACGGGCGTCCGCGCCAGGTTCGAGAAGGACGGCGTCCtccacatcaccatgcccaggCTCTCCCCCGTCGAGGAACCAAAGATGCCAAATCCAATGGCTGCCGCAgacgccgccaccaccggccaAGGCCAGAGCGCGGCAGCCGCTCACGGTGCTGCTCCGGCGCAACCGGCCGCTGCGgcagaagagaagaagcaacacgaggaggaggcagcgagGATGCGTCCTGGGGAAGAGGACGAGCACATGACCAGCGGAGACGAAGGAGGCATCGcagaggcggccgccgctcggcGTCGTCCAGGCTACGGTTTCGTCAGGGACCGGAGTGGGATGGTCCGGAGACTGCTCCTCGCCGTGGCGCTGGTCGTGGTTGGCGTTGCTGGCTTGTATGCTAGGTACAGGTTGATGGGTCCGTCGGCTGAGCCTTCGCCGGCGGATGACACTGCCGTTGTTGGCCTCTCTGACTACTGATCATCTATCGTTCGCAATGGTGAAGAACTGACGATACGGGGGGGTGAATCTGCCCGCCTGAACAATGTGTAAATATGATACCGCACTGAAGCTTCACGCATTCGGTGCTTATACATAATGTGCTACAGGTTCTtataaaagaagaaacatCACGTCGCCTTTGAAATACGGTTAGGAATGTGACTGTTCTGTGCGTTCAACTACCTGAAAGAAACAACGATGGGCAAGGTTAAGGCATGCCCGTGACCCAGTACTCTGTTATCCTCCCAGAAACAGTACACACCATAGCCTCCAGCTAAATCAATTAGGTAATAAACTCACTGCCAACACAATAAATCCACGGCCGACGGCCTAAGATAAAAGAAAACTGATAAGCCAAAGAAAATGCATCATATGAACAAAGATATTGCTTACTCTAAACGAGCCAGATACAGGTATCCACAACAACGTCCCATCATCCCAATCTGCAGGGCATTTTGGATTGTGTAAAAAAACCAATTACTCGTGCAATGATATTACAGCTCTGATATCTAACAACTAGCTACATCCTCATCAAGTTTTGGTGTGACAGCAATTCAGTGTACAACAATCAACAATGAAAGCCATATATCCTCCATAATCGGCAGCAGCAAGAAACTATTTACCCCGGAATGTAATTTTTTTGGTGCACCATATGCCTGAATACCTGTCGATGCATACATTTGAGTCATttgagttttttcttttctgatgtACTGTTCTTCTCCATTGTGAGTTTGCACCAGTAAGGCCAGAACTGCAGACACAAGCACATGGCAGGTGCGAGTTCAATTGTAAAGTATACATGATATGAGTTTCTCCCAGTGTATTATCTGATAGTTCCAAGCAGATTTGCTCCTCCAAGCTTAGCCCCAGTTAAATCCTGTTACGAAAGCAGATATTGGTTAACATATATACAGTCTTAACACTTCTATTTTGCCAGGTAGGGCATGTGAGGTAAACAGAAGCATGAGAAATCTTTCAGGCTTTGTAATTCTATTTAGGAAGCTAACACTTCATATTCACAAAATGGTTGAACTAGATAAATAGTCTGAATCATATGGAAAGTGAATATTTACTATTCAGGTAAGAGAAAACTAGAAAACAGGACAACATACAGTTTCACGCAAATCAACTTCTCTCAAGTAGGCTCGCTGAAGATTTGCACCTTGCAAGTTTGTACCTGTCAACTTAGCCCCCTGCAAACAAGACCAGCTAGGAATGAATGATATTGTGAGGACAAGCATGCGAATCCATTGTCAGGTAAGACACCAGCCAAGAGGGGTTGATGTTGCTACCGTCTTTCCAATTTATGCACGCTTCAGCAAACAGAATAAGCACATGACTAACAAACAGTCATGATTGTAGGATAACGTGTATTAAATGCCATCCCGGTTTACCATGAATTACTACAGTTTAGCTTCGGATTGTGCTTACTACGAACTATTACAAAGAACTAAAGAAGACCCTGATAAACAGATGCATGTATATGTCAAAATCATGGCACGAATATAGCATACAAGTCACAAGTGGAAGCTTCAAAAACTATATTTCAAACTTCAGAGTtgaaacaaaaggaagaaataAATCCAATTAAACTAAAATTCAAGCTTTGTTGTGAACGGGGAAGTACTCCCTCAAATAGTTTGACAACAGGATCTTGGCACACTAGATATCAACAATATAAGCAACAAGACTCATGCGGTTTTCTTTTAAATATCATTTTTATCACAAGGTTGTTTTACCTTGAGATTGGCCCCTTCAAGGTTAGCTCCATTCAAATCAGCACCCATAAGATTAGCACTCTGAAAAGTCATTGAAATTGGCAATAAGATATAAAGGAAATGAATAATCAACACCCAAATTTTAGTGTTTCTTTCATTACTAAAATAGCTTCTTAGGAAGCTTCTACGTCGGCTCTCTACGGAAGGATGACATAGACCTGTGTGGACAAATAGATAGGCACAAGTCTGTAGGCAGTTAATACTTGGGCAAGGGCTGAATTCTACTTACATATTTTGGATGCTACAAGCATTCCAGGGATGGAAAATAGGTATCTGTGTGCCACTAGTAGCATAACAAAGAACTAACTATTGTGCTTTGCTTTATGCTACTCGTTATGATTTTCGTTTTGTATCTTGAACACTGAACAGCAACCCAGTATGTTAGCAGACACTTTCAGTAGCAACTGGGAAAAAGGGAATGTTAGGAAATAAAACTACTCACAGCAATTCACAAACCTGTAAATGGGCGGACCGAAGATCTGTTTCAATGAAACTACAGCCCGTTAAGCATGCATCTGTAAAATTAGCCCAGCAAATAAATCACTTCCTGCTAGTTTTGAGAAGCATGGTGACTTATAAGAATCTTTTCGAacatattatagaattgactTGCACACCCCAAATGGGAAAGATAGCAAATGATAGCATAACGTAGTAAAGTTGACAAAGATTTACTCTAGTGATGATGTGATACACTTGTCAAAACAGCAAGGAAATGTAGAAGCAGGATAAGCTTGAGATTGTTTAGCAATACCATGGCCGTATAACTATAAATAGAAATACAAAACAACCTGTGATCAAGGTAAACGTGATGGGGGGAGTGGGGTGGGGGCATTGCATACCTTGTAGGTTTGCACTTTGAACGTTCGCTCTATCTAGGACAGCTTCTTTAAGATTTGCTCCAGTAAGCTCACACCTgttattatttaaaaaatgaGCAATTACAATCAGCATCTACGAGATAATATTGACATAAAAAGGGGGAAATGGATATTTAACCAATTACATAAGCACCCATACAAAATGTAAGGTAAGGAAACATCATATTGGAGCCTATCTACGACCACAAGGAGTTTGATGGTGTATCTTACTCGTGTAAATTTGCATGTTCAAATGAAGAACAAGCAGCTTCCACCAGCTGCAAAAGGGACATGCAGGGCAAGGTATTAGAGATAGAAATATTTCATAGTCCCTACATGAATGTCTTGGACAGTTCCTTTTAACTGGTATGGTGACAATGAGTTGAAATGCTTTAAACAGATTTCGAGGATCTATGCTTTAAACAGAGGTGGACTTATCAGAGGTGCTGCATCAGAAGAAGATGGCTGACAATGCAATTATGCAGATTCTCGGGGTGAGTGATAACGTGATATACCTTAAACTTTGCTTTATGAAGATTAGCAGAGGAAAAATTGGTCTTCTCAATGCATGCATAGCTGAAGTCCACCTCTGATAAGTCCTGTAAAGCATGAAAAATCCATTTATAATAGTGCGAGTAGTAAACACAAAGAAACTGTCGAAAAGAGCAAAATCCTCGTTCAATTTTATGATATGCAAAGATAGGCTAAGTGTAATGCCAATAGATAGCAACACGCAGCGAGTCTCTAAAACCTTACAAGCTTAGATAGATCAAGGCCAGATAGATTCACTCCACGGAATCTGGTTTTCTGGGCTTGGATGCACTTGATCACATCCTTGCGTGTCAATTCAGTCTCCAACGTACCGTCACCCTTTTTCCAAGACAATTTCTCAGTTATGTAATCAGCCAAACCCTAGGAAACAAACCATCATCTTGTGAGCACAGCTGATCGGGAGCTGGAACCCCAATGAATCGAAGGTACGATTTGAGGGTTTCGAAGCCTATTACGAGCAACTGGTAGTACTCCGCCTCTCGCAGGAGCTGCTGGTACTCGGACTCAGACAGCACAGGGATGTCACCGTCCCTTAGCCAATTGAGGATATGCCTGAAATGCTTCCCGTCCCTGTCCACGAACACCGCCCCCTGCACCCACCACTCATCCGCTGAGGCCCCACGAGGCGACGAGAGACTAGAGAACTGTCCAGGGAGGGGTCGTTACCGTGGTGGGGTGGCGCGGGAGCGTGTGCCTGCCGCTGAACATGGCGGCGAGCATGGAGCCGGGCTCCCGCTGCGTGAGCGTCTCGGCGGTGGTCGCGTACTTCTTCCCACCTGCGCCACAGCCAACAGCACAACAGTAAGCCCCGAATTAGCGCCCGCGAAGGCAGAGGGGGTGGACGGGAGCGGGGACCGACCGATGTTGAGGAGGAcaggagcggaggaggagggatcCGGCGactccatcgccgccgctgTTGGCCTTGCCGGCCTCGCCGCTTGAGGTTGCGGGCTGTGGGGGTTTTGTGCGACGAGGTtggtgaggaagaagggagagggatCTGGAATTCTGGATTCAGGTATGAAGCCCGTGCGTGCCAGATGATTCTCGACTTGCAGTTGCTGCGGCTCTCTCTAGCAACAGCGTTGTCTCATCGCTTCCTGTCTACCTGAATCTCTGTGTCCCACACGACGGCTTGTTAGCCAAAGAGGCAGTTACTCGAAGAATTATCGTATCATTATGGGTTCACTCTTTCTTTTCCCGCAAATAGTGAAACCATCTATGGATGCACTGATGCACACAGCTAACATCCTTGTTTGTCTAAGAGGTAATTGCACCACTGACCTAACAACTTGAGAGTTGGGAGCAGTTTAGTCCAACAAGTTGTAAAATGAGCAAAACTAATCCTATTAGTTTGAGATTCGGATTGTTCAGAGGTCCAAACCAATCAAGCGTTGACACGtgtgctgtttttttttaaaaaaaaccctgCAGTTATTGCGCATCTCACTCACCTCCTGAGACGTGGCCAGCAGGTCCAGAGAAGGCAGCGCCGACAAGGTGGACGACGCTGGCCAACTCCTGAGCGAAGCAGGCCGGTGCGGTGGATCCAGTAGAGGAAAGAGGCTCGCAGCCGGCCGCTCGCGCTTCGCGTGCTCGACCTCTCCGCCAACCACCTCACCGGCGCGCTcccttcctcgtcctcctgcTCCGCCATACTCCAGGAGCTCTCCCTTGCTGCCAACTCCTTCACCGGCGCCCTTCCCGTCGCGCTTTCCAGCCTCCGGAAGCTCTAATTCGCCTCCAATGGCCTCATCGGCCACCGTGTACAAATTGCTCCTATCGGGGGGGGGgctttttttgtaaaatttccACAGCCTACGGGCCATCTAACTGCCACGTGTCCAATTCTGACTAATTGGACTAAAATGCTCCTGAATCTCAACTTACTAGTTTTGCTCATTTTATAACTTGTTGGACTAAACTGCTCCCACCTCTCAAGTGGTTGGGTTAGTGATGCAATTACCTCTTTATCTAATTGCAATCATATAAAAATGCAGGGGCGGAAAAATGTAATGTTAGTATActcaattattttttaaaacaaatgaTTAGTAAGGGATGTTTTGAAGTTCAGATGTACTACAAGCACCACAAGATTGAATGCACCGGATAGGTTCTCGCAGTTCTTGGGCACCAACTTGGAGCTATTTCTTATGCTTCTTCAATCTTCTTAGGTCTTTGACTCTAGTCTTGGTTTTCTAacacagattttttttctattcatTGTAAGATCGATGATCAGGCTATATGGCTATATACACAGGCCAATGATGTCAAGTCTGTTGGGGGCGGATGCTTAATAAGGACTTTTAATGACCGTAGACTTGATTGGCTCTAGGAGTCTCAATTGCGGTGTGCAACAAATTTGTTCCTCCCCGCATCCTCTAGAAGTGCGAGTTCGAACATTAGTTTTCCAAAAGAATTAGAATTGTGCATTGTGTACCAAAATTGCCTTCAGGTGTAATCAATATCTCATAATACTTGtgtattaatttgtttttcaaatAATCCCTATATTGTCCTTTTATAAAGAAAAGGAACATGCATGTAAATGATTTTGTAGATGCACTTGACAAGTAGACGACATATCAGATGAAAATCTTTACTCggtgaaaacttgaaaactttcGCTCCCGACACCTAGATCTCAAATAAACATATTAGATGAGTTGTAACCTGTAATCACTTAACGCGTTTTATGAAACCTCCTCGTGATTAGAAGTCTAAGGAGGGTTTCGGAAAAATACATTCAAGTGACCTTTTATTTGTTTCGTTTATTTGAGATTCAACGGTTAGACCTGATAGTTTTCAAAGTTTTCACTGATCGAAGGTTTTTGCCGGATACATCCTCTGATAAGAAGGCACAATCTTGATGTTTATATTTGagatttttaaaataaaacaactataCCTCGTTTGGTTTATGGTTAAGAAATGGGTTAAGGATTTAACCCCGACAGCATAAAAAGATTAAACCTAACAAACACCATTGCATTGGGTAAAATTTAAGTT
This is a stretch of genomic DNA from Brachypodium distachyon strain Bd21 chromosome 1, Brachypodium_distachyon_v3.0, whole genome shotgun sequence. It encodes these proteins:
- the LOC100830389 gene encoding inactive protein RESTRICTED TEV MOVEMENT 2: MATAAAARSYLDFEPTHNVVQDTNKQTLVINLPGFKKEHLRVQIDHYGKLRISGERQLEQGSSKWSRFRKEFHIPEGCDPTGVRARFEKDGVLHITMPRLSPVEEPKMPNPMAAADAATTGQGQSAAAAHGAAPAQPAAAAEEKKQHEEEAARMRPGEEDEHMTSGDEGGIAEAAAARRRPGYGFVRDRSGMVRRLLLAVALVVVGVAGLYARYRLMGPSAEPSPADDTAVVGLSDY
- the LOC100842591 gene encoding FH protein interacting protein FIP2, whose translation is MESPDPSSSAPVLLNIGGKKYATTAETLTQREPGSMLAAMFSGRHTLPRHPTTGAVFVDRDGKHFRHILNWLRDGDIPVLSESEYQQLLREAEYYQLLGLADYITEKLSWKKGDGTLETELTRKDVIKCIQAQKTRFRGVNLSGLDLSKLDLSEVDFSYACIEKTNFSSANLHKAKFKLVEAACSSFEHANLHECELTGANLKEAVLDRANVQSANLQDACLTGCSFIETDLRSAHLQSANLMGADLNGANLEGANLKGAKLTGTNLQGANLQRAYLREVDLRETDLTGAKLGGANLLGTIR